The sequence GCCCTGACGTCTTCCAGCCGGTCGAATCGAACTCTGCGCTTGCCGGCCCGGACGAAGTAGCCGAGCGCGAAGACTGAAACGGCGAGCGGGATCACGCAGAAGCCGGTCCAGCCGCCCGCGTTGAATGCAACAGGACCGAGGTACGAGCCCAGCGCGCCGCCGGTAAAGAACGCCACCATATAGAAGGTGTTGATACGGCTGCGGGCAGCCGGATCAAGGCTGTAGATGCGCGACTGGTTCGCGACGTGGCCGGATTGCACGCCGACATCGATCAGAGCGATACCGGCAATCAGGCCCGGCAGCATGCGGCCGAACAGCAACAGAACGGTATAGCCGGCAAGCGTCGCCACGATCCCGATAAGGATCGACCGCTCGGGACCGCTGCGGTCCGAAACGCGTCCGACGATCGGCGCAGCCGCCGCGCTCGCGGCGCCGAGCAGCCCGAACAAACCGGCGGCCGTTGTTCCATAGTGATAAGGCGGCGTCCTCAACAAAAATACCAGCGTGGTCCATAGAGCGCTGAAGGTCAGGAAAAGAAGACACGCGAGCACAGCCGCCTCTCGCAACATGGCGTGCTCCCGCGCCAGGCTCCAGACCGATCGCATCAATTCGGTCCACTTCAGCGAGACTTCA comes from Terriglobia bacterium and encodes:
- a CDS encoding MFS transporter; translated protein: MFPRRSERRIVWLLALSTGCVVANIYYVQPLLADIARDFGLSMGKIGIVAMLAQIGTGLGMLFFVPLGDRYERRSLISTLLIAESIALAFVASAGNVVSLSLACFCVGAGAATVHVIVPLAAHLAPPKERGRVVGTVLSGLLVGVLLARTFSGVIGAQFGWRAVYWFASALTLGLAATIRLSLEKSEPEVSLKWTELMRSVWSLAREHAMLREAAVLACLLFLTFSALWTTLVFLLRTPPYHYGTTAAGLFGLLGAASAAAAPIVGRVSDRSGPERSILIGIVATLAGYTVLLLFGRMLPGLIAGIALIDVGVQSGHVANQSRIYSLDPAARSRINTFYMVAFFTGGALGSYLGPVAFNAGGWTGFCVIPLAVSVFALGYFVRAGKRRVRFDRLEDVRA